One genomic window of Piliocolobus tephrosceles isolate RC106 chromosome 19, ASM277652v3, whole genome shotgun sequence includes the following:
- the DUSP18 gene encoding dual specificity protein phosphatase 18 gives MTAPSCAFPVQFRQPSVSGLSQITKSLYISNGVAANNKLMLSSNQITMVINVSVEVVNTLYEDIQYMQVPVTDAPNSRLCDFFDPIADHIHSVEMKQGRTLLHCAAGVSRSAALCLAYLMKYHAMSLLDAHTWTKSCRPIIRPNSGFWEQLIHYEFQLFGKNTVHMVSSPMGMIPDIYEKEVRLMIPL, from the coding sequence ATGACAGCACCCTCGTGTGCCTTCCCAGTTCAGTTCCGGCAGCCCTCAGTCAGCGGCCTCTCGCAGATAACCAAGAGCCTGTATATCAGCAATGGTGTGGCCGCCAACAACAAGCTCATGCTGTCTAGCAACCAGATCACCATGGTCATTAATGTCTCAGTGGAGGTAGTGAACACCTTGTATGAGGATATCCAGTACATGCAGGTACCTGTAACTGATGCCCCTAACTCACGTCTCTGTGACTTCTTTGACCCTATTGCTGACCATATCCACAGCGTGGAGATGAAGCAGGGCCGTACTCTGCTGCACTGCGCTGCTGGTGTGAGCCGCTCAGCCGCCCTGTGCCTCGCCTACCTCATGAAGTACCACGCCATGTCCCTGCTGGACGCCCACACGTGGACCAAGTCATGCAGGCCCATCATCCGACCCAACAGCGGCTTTTGGGAGCAGCTCATCCACTATGAGTTTCAGTTGTTTGGCAAGAACACTGTGCACATGGTCAGTTCCCCAATGGGAATGATCCCTGACATCTATGAGAAGGAAGTCCGTTTGATGATTCCACTGT